A region from the Lentimonas sp. CC4 genome encodes:
- a CDS encoding D-alanine--D-alanine ligase — translation MANPESIVVLYGGVGSERDVSLVSGEAIAKALSANFEVELLRLDAEALPESIDGSRSIVFPALHGAFGEDGRLQALLEAAGVEYCGSDAAASRLCMAKDLTKTIARDLGIDVPEAMVFDGANAPLADAVIGVLGTSLVIKPTDQGSSVGLYFTEHRSALGVTLSKIHEGNWLIEQRIRGRELTVGVLKGAAMGVVEIVSASGVYDYEAKYTPGSTEYRYPAELQPEVEARIKADAEALFNACGCRDFARIDFLLDGAKSYFLEINTLPGLTATSLLPKSASCVGLDFESLGRDLVTPAMARFAACETKGHPG, via the coding sequence GTGGCTAATCCAGAATCAATCGTGGTATTATATGGTGGCGTGGGCTCTGAACGAGATGTCTCGCTGGTCAGTGGTGAGGCAATTGCGAAGGCCTTGTCCGCGAATTTTGAAGTGGAGCTGTTACGTCTTGATGCGGAGGCATTGCCCGAGTCGATTGATGGGAGTCGCTCAATTGTGTTCCCAGCATTGCATGGTGCGTTCGGTGAAGACGGACGTTTACAGGCCTTGCTCGAAGCGGCTGGGGTCGAGTATTGTGGTAGCGATGCTGCGGCGAGTCGCTTGTGTATGGCAAAGGATTTGACCAAGACGATTGCGCGGGACTTGGGTATTGATGTGCCAGAAGCGATGGTATTTGACGGGGCGAATGCACCGTTGGCGGATGCGGTGATTGGGGTGCTGGGCACCTCTTTGGTGATCAAGCCGACGGATCAAGGTAGTAGTGTGGGATTATATTTTACCGAGCATCGTTCGGCGCTGGGTGTGACGCTCTCAAAAATCCACGAAGGTAATTGGTTGATAGAGCAACGTATCCGTGGGCGTGAGTTGACGGTGGGCGTGCTGAAGGGAGCCGCGATGGGCGTGGTCGAGATCGTGAGTGCCAGTGGGGTGTATGATTATGAGGCGAAATATACGCCTGGCTCTACGGAGTATCGCTACCCCGCAGAGCTACAACCAGAGGTAGAGGCGCGGATCAAGGCCGATGCCGAAGCATTGTTCAATGCCTGTGGGTGTCGCGATTTTGCACGGATTGATTTTCTGCTGGATGGTGCGAAGTCATATTTTTTAGAGATCAATACTTTACCAGGATTGACCGCGACGAGTTTACTGCCGAAAAGTGCTTCGTGTGTGGGCTTGGATTTCGAGTCGTTGGGGCGTGATTTGGTGACTCCTGCGATGGCACGCTTTGCCGCCTGCGAAACGAAGGGACATCCGGGATGA
- a CDS encoding FtsQ-type POTRA domain-containing protein yields MRWIKFFVGLIVLIAVGSGLTWSIMAFKQHEQTLPITPSSKPIERIIFDTDGVLPDIWLSKTIKLRPGMSMMEADIYELKKTLESDAQVKSASVERVFPSDLRIRVQERLPALRLAIAGPDGKPRLRLVARDGAVYDGLGYPTATLGNLPYVQPYQHVDGSFSPMRGIESVADLLDLARRTQPKFFRTWQVVSLEHYSGDVDLPGQVIEVRSTLVPRIIFSASADYGRQLDRLAYILEYVSSQGNQSLERIDLSLRGSAAVQFSSGRIGAF; encoded by the coding sequence ATGCGTTGGATTAAATTTTTTGTTGGTTTAATCGTGTTGATTGCCGTGGGCAGTGGGCTCACTTGGTCTATTATGGCGTTTAAGCAGCACGAACAAACCCTGCCGATCACGCCGTCCTCGAAGCCGATTGAGCGCATTATTTTCGATACCGATGGCGTGTTGCCTGATATTTGGCTGAGCAAGACGATCAAGTTGCGGCCAGGTATGTCGATGATGGAGGCGGATATTTACGAGCTGAAGAAGACATTGGAGTCGGATGCTCAAGTGAAGTCTGCCTCGGTCGAGCGCGTCTTTCCGAGTGATTTACGTATTCGAGTGCAAGAGCGTCTACCAGCGTTGCGTTTGGCGATTGCTGGGCCAGATGGTAAGCCACGTCTTCGGCTCGTGGCACGTGATGGTGCGGTGTATGACGGCTTGGGCTATCCGACGGCGACGCTCGGGAATTTGCCCTATGTGCAACCGTATCAACATGTAGATGGCAGCTTTTCACCGATGCGTGGAATTGAGTCGGTGGCAGACTTGCTGGATTTGGCACGACGCACGCAGCCGAAATTCTTTCGAACGTGGCAGGTCGTATCGCTGGAGCACTATTCGGGGGATGTGGACTTGCCAGGACAGGTGATCGAAGTGCGTTCGACGTTGGTGCCGCGAATTATCTTCAGTGCATCCGCAGATTACGGCCGTCAGTTGGATCGTTTGGCCTATATTTTGGAATATGTCAGCAGTCAGGGAAATCAATCGCTCGAACGGATCGATCTTTCTTTACGTGGTTCTGCTGCGGTGCAATTTAGCAGTGGTCGCATCGGCGCATTTTAG